In the genome of Planctomyces sp. SH-PL62, the window CGGCGGGCTCGTGGCCCACCATCCCCTTCCGCTCCATCGTCTGGAGCAGGCTGAGGACCGTGGTGTAGGCCAGCTCCCCATCCTTCGTCGGCATCTCGCGGTGGATCTCGCGGACCGTCGAGGGGCCCCGACTCCAAAGGACCTTGAGCGCCTCCAGTTCACGCGGCGAAGGGGCGACGTCGGCCATCACGGTCTCCTACTGGTCTGGTCGTAGCTACGTCCTGGATGGTACGGGCTGGCCAGTAGATGTCAAGCCCGCGCCGCAATCGGGCGGGGGGGCGGACTTCGCGTCCGCGCGTTGTCGCCGCCCTCGGGCGCGACTTAAGATGGTACGGCGGGAGCGGCCTGCGCGTCGGGACGTCCGCCGTTTCGAACCCTTCTTGCGCCGGGGCGGGATCCGTTTCATGAAGAACGAGGATTTCGAGAAGCTCGGGGTCTTTTATCTGGGCAGGGAGTACGACGTGAAGGAGCGGGAGGCGACGTCGGGCCTCCTGTTGTACGACTCGAAGCAGCTCACGACGCACGCGGTCTGCGTGGGGATGACGGGGAGCGGCAAGACGGGGCTCTGCGTCGCGATGTTGGAGGAGGCCGCGATCGACGGCATCCCGGTCATCGCGATCGACCCCAAGGGGGACCTCGGCAACTTGCTGCTGGGCTTCCCGGAGCTGCGAGGCTCGGACTTCCTCCCCTGGGTCGACGCCGACGAGGCCGCGAGGCGGGGGCTCGACCGCGAGGCCTTCGCCGAGCAGACGGCCGAGACCTGGCGCGAGGGGCTGGCGAAGTGGGGGCAGGACGGGGCCCGCGTCCGCCGCCTCAAGGACTCGGTCGACATGGCGATCTACACGCCGGGCAGCTCCGCCGGGCTGCCGATCACGGTGCTGCGGTCGTTCGCCGCCCCCTCGGCCGCCCTGATCGAGCAGGGGGAGGCGTATCGCGAGCGGATCGCGTCGGCCGTGTCGGGCTTGCTCGCCCTCCTGGGCGTCGACGCCGACCCGATGACCAGCCGCGAGCACATCCTGCTGTCGAACCTGCTGGACCGCTCCTGGCGGGACGGCCGCGACCTCGATCTGACCGACCTGATCCACGGCATCCAGGACCCGCCGTTCGACAAGGTCGGCGTGATCGACCTGGAGACCTTCTACCCGGCCAGGGAGCGGTTCGCGCTGGCCCTGCGGCTGAACAACCTGATCGCCTCGCCCGGCTTCGCCGCCTGGATGGAGGGGGACGCGCTGGACGTCGGCGGGCTCCTCTACACGCCCGAGGGGAAGCCCCGGATCTCGATCCTCTCGATCGCCCACCTGGGCGACGCCGAGCGGATGTTCTTCGTCACGATCCTGCTCAACGAGGTCCTCTCGTGGGCCCGCGCCCAGCCCGGGACGTCGAGCCTGCGGGCGATCCTCTACATGGACGAGATCTACGGCTACTTCCCCCCCACCGCGAATCCGCCGTCCAAGAAGCCGATGCTCACGCTGCTGAAGCAGGCGCGCGCCTACGGCCTGGGGATCGTGCTGGCGACGCAGAACCCCGTCGACCTGGACTACAAGGGGCTCTCCAACGCCGGCTCGTGGTTCCTCGGCCGGCTGCAGACCAAACGCGACAAGGAGCGGGTGCTGGAGGGCCTGGAAGGGGTCTCCAACGCCGCCGGCCAGGGCTTCGACCGCGCCGAGATGGACAAGGTGCTCTCCTCGCTGGGCAAGCGGGTGTTCGTCCTCAACAACGTCCACGAGGAGCGGCCGATCGTCTTCGAGAGCCGATGGGCGCTCAGCTACCTGCGAGGGCCGCTCAATCGCGATCAGATCCAGGCGTTGATGGCGCCCCGGAAGCAGGCCGCGGCCGCCGCGTCCGCCCCGGCCCCGGACCCCGCCGCGGCGACGAGGCCCCTCGCCAGGGCCACGCTCACCCCGTCGACCCGGCGCAGGTCCCCGACCCGGCCCCGGCGCCGGCCCCGGCGTCGCCGCCCCCGCCGGGCGTCGCCCGGTCCTCCCCCCCGACGTCCCCGAGTTCTTCGTGGCCGACGCCCCGGCGGCGGCGCCCCCGGCGTACCGGCCGGCGCTGCTGGGGGTGGTCCGCCTGCACTACGTCGAGAAGAAGGCGGGGGTCGACTACTGGGAGACGTTGGCCGTCCTCCGGCCGATCGGCGACGAGGTCCCGGCCGACGTCTGGGAGGGGGGGAAGAATCTCACCGGGCGCATCCCCGTGCTGGACCGGTCGCCCGAGCCGGGCGCGACGTTCGCCGACCTGCCCGCCGAGATGTCCCGGGCCAAAAACTACGCCGAGTGGACCAAGGCCCTGAAGAACCACCTCTATCGCGACCGCCGCCTGACCATCTGGACCTGCCCCGAGCTGAAGGCCTACGGCCGCCCCGAGGAGACCGCGAGGGACTTCCGCGCCCGGCTCGCCCAGGCCGCGCGCGAGAAGCGCGACGCCGAGGTCGAGAAGCTCCGCGCCGAGTTCGGTCCCCGCCGCGTCAAGCTGGAGGCGAGCCTCCGCAAGGCCCACGAGGCCCTCCAGAAGGAGCAGGAGCGGGCGTCGAAGTCCGGCTGGGACGCCGCCGTGTCGTTCGGGACTTCGATGCTCGGCGCCCTCACCGGCGGCAAGACCTGGACCAAGACCAACGTCAACAAGGTCGGCACGGCCGCCAAGGCCGCCACCAAGGCCATGCAGAAGCGCGGGGAGGTCGGCACCGCCCAGGATCGAGTCGACGCCCTCAACGCCGAGTACGTCCAGCTGGAGATCGAGTTCCAGGCCGAGCTGGAGCACATCAAGGCCGCCCGCAGCCCCGAGCTGCTCCAGCTCATCCCGCTGGAGCTCACCCCGCGCAAGGCCGACGTCACCGTCGATCAGGTCGTCCTCGCCTGGATGGCCGGGCCCGTCGCGGCGGCCGGCGAGGCGTGACGAGCCGGCCCCCCGCCCGGATGCGGCGGGGGCCGCGTCGATCAGGGGATGTAGACGACGCCCCGGGAGTTCGTCAGGTTCACGTTCCCCCGGGCGTTGTCGGTGATGGTGGAGTTCCGCACGACGCTGCCCGAGGCGTCCCCTTCGGCGAAGAGGCCGTAGCCCCGGTTGGCGACGATCTCGACGCCCTGCACGGCGTTGTTCCGCGACGATCGGACGGCCAGGCCGTCGCCGCCGTTGTCGGCGATCTTGACGAAGAACGGCGAGGCGTCGCCGCCGATCCGGGTGGACTTCGTCCCGGGGCCCAGCAGGACGCCGCCGAGGCGGTTGCCCAGGGCGACGTCGCCCCCGGCGTTGGTGCCGATGTAGGTGTTGAAGATCGCGTTGTCGCGGGCCTTCTCGACGACCTCGATCCCGTAGCCGCCGTTGGCCGAGATCGTCACTCGGGGCTCGACCGAGGGCTGGAAGCCGCCGATGGCGTTGCCGTGGGCGCGGCCGGCGATCCGGATCCCGCTGCCGCCGTTCGGGATGGCCGTCTGGATGTCGGTGTTGGTGCCGATCGCGGTGTCGGTGATCTGGACGCCGGTCGCCCGTCCGCTCAGCTCGATGCCGTCGCCGAGGTTGCCCGAGACGATGCTCGTGCGGACCTGGTTGTTCCCGCCGCTCGACGTGATCAGGATGCCGTCGCCGCGGTTCGGCGCCGCGCCGGCGAAGGCGAAGATCCCGGCGAAGGTGTTGAACGAGATGAAGCCGCTGGCCGTGTCGCGGACCTCGATGCCGTTGCGGTTGTTGCCGGAGATCACGTTGCCCAGCGGGATCACGCCCCCCACCTGCGTGTTCCGAGAGCTTCCGGAGATCAGCAGTCCGTCGCCGCCGTTGGCGACGATCGTGGCGTTGTCGGCGCCGGCGCCCAGGAAGTTCGCCTGGACGGTCGTGTCGTTGGAGTTCGTGACCCGCAGGCCGTTGCCGCCGTTGCCGCTGAGCACGTTGTAGAAGACGAACGGGCTCTGCGGGAAGGTGGTGCCTAGGAGCTGGTTGCCGTGGGCGCGGTCGATGGCCACGCCGTCCAGCCGGTTCCCCAGGGCCGCGTTCCCGGAGGCGGTCGTCCCGACGAAGTTGCCGCTCAGGAGGTTCCGGGAGGCCCCGCGGTTGATGAGCACGCCGTTGCCTCGGTTGCCCGAGATCAGGTTCCCCTGGGGGGGCGGACGAAGATGCCCCCCGTGGGGTCGTTGCCCCCCGTCGCCTGGCCGCCGATCAGGTTCCCCGACGCGCCGCTGGTCATCAGGACGCCGCTTCCGCGGTTGCCGCGGGCGGCGGTCCCGGAGGCGTCCGAGCCGATGAAGTTCATGGCGACGTGATTGTCGTGCGAGCCGTAGATTCCGACGCCGTTGCCGCAGTTGCCGGCGATCACGTTGGAGAGCTGGAACCCGACGTCCACCGTCGCCTGGTAGGAGAAGACCCCCGCGTCGGCGAGCACGATGCCGACCACCTGATTGCCGATCACCGCGTCCGAGGTGACCGACGCATCCACGCCGGGATAGTCCAGGTCCACCCAGGCCGCGTCGCCGAACGTCCCGTCCGGGTTGCGCCTCACCGAGACGAACGAGCCCTGCTCGAACGTCCCGGAGCCGGTCAGGCTGGAGCCCGCGCTGAGGGTGTACACCCCCTTCTCGACGCCGCTGATCCCCTCGAAGTGGGTCACGAATTCGAGGCCCGCCGGGGACTTGGGATGCTCGAACGACTTCCAGTTCGAGAACGCGCCGGTGGCCGAGTCGTAGTCGACGAGATAGCCCACGCCGATCGGCTGGAGCTGGTTCTCCAGGTTGTTCACCGGCCGCTCGGCGTAGCCGCCGCAGATGGTGTAGCTGGTTCCGCCGTTGTGCCAGATGCCGTAGGCGGTGTTGCTGAGCGAGCCGGGGAAGACGATGTCGGTGACGAACTCGGCCTTCGCCACGTCGTAGATGAAGCAGCGGCCGGGGCCGATGGGGGCCCCGTTCTCGGTCGGGCCGTCGTAGTTGCCCACGGCCAGCCCCCCCATCGTGCTGTGGACGTAGGTGAACTTGGCGCCGTCCTTGGCGATCGTCCGGTAGTTCGCGGCGTTCCCCAGGTCGGCGATCGTCCCTTCGTAGAGGAAGCCGTTCACCACGTCGTCGCCGGTCCGGTAGCTGCCGACCAGGCGGACGCGGTCGCCGTCGAGGTTGTCCGGGCCGTAGACGCTGGTGGTCGCCGCGCCCGGGAAGTTGACCGCGTAGCTCGCGCCCCCCGCGCCCGAGATCGGCCCCACGTACAGGAGCCCGGCGCTGTTGGAGGTTCCGCTGATGAGGTACTGGCCGGCGGCGTCGGCCTGGCGGATGCCCTGCCAGCCCGAGACCGGCTGCATCCCCACGGCGTCGGCGTTGTAATAGGTGACGCCGGTCACGGGATCGGCGCGACCGATCAGGTTGCCGCGCGACGAGGCGTTGATCCGCACGCCGTCGCCCCGATTGGCGGCGATGGTCGTCCCGTCGGCGAGCAGGCCGATGTAGTTCCCCTGCACCGTGATCCGAGAGGCGTCGAGGGTCACCCCGTCGCCCCCCGCCCGCACCAGCGCGAGCGAACTCAGGGTCGATCCGTCGCTCCCCCGAGCGAAGCGGAGCCCTCGCGAGCCCTGGAAGTCCACCGTCACGACGGGCGAGCCCGCGAACGAGGGGGCCGAGGAGCCGTCGATCGTCACGGCGTCGGTGATCGCGGGGAGGGACTTCCGGCCGACCGGGATCGAACCGGCGACCGCGAAGTCGATGACGTCGGCCCCCGGAGTCGCATTGGACTGGACGATCGCCCAGCGGAGCGAGCCCGTCCCCGAGGGGGCGAGGTTGTCCACCGTGAAGGTCGACAGGAGCCGGCGGTCTTCCAGCGATTCGACGCCCATCTTCAGGCGGCCGGAGCCGCGACCACCGTTCGCCGAAGGGACGAGAAACGCCGAGCGGGAACGATTCGCGGGTCGGAACGCCATCGTGTTGCCATCCTCAATTGGTGGACGCCGCGTCCTGGGGTTCATCCGCAAAGGGCGCGGAACGAACGCCCCGGACGACGCCTTCCGGGCCTGTCGGAGCCGCACGAGGTCGAAGCCGAGGCCGCGGGTCGCCGCGCCGGCGTCGAATCGCCGCGGCGGACTCCTCGAACGGGAGTCGAGACGACGCGGTCGCACGTCTACCAGAGGAATCTAGGACGGCGGGGAGGATAAGGAGACTGATACGGCCCGAAAAATTCGGGAAGCCGCGACGAATTTCGACGCGCGTCCTTCCCCGGCGCGAAGGGGGCCGAATCCCGGAAGCGGCGAACGGATCAAGGGAGCGACGGCGCTCGGGCTCGTCGCTCCCTTGATTTGGAGTCGGGGCAGGCTTCCGATCGTCAGGGCGTCGTCGAGGCGACGGCGACGGTGGCGACGACTCGCGGCTCCTCGGCCATCGAGAAGTGGGGCGGGGGGGTCGCTCGGCGCGGCGTCGAGCCTTTTCGGGACAGTCGCATGATCGGGCGTTCGACGAGGTAGAGGCTCAGGAAGGCGAGAGCCCCCGCGATGGCCCACGCCGACAGGAACAGCGTGAACGAGTTCAGCTTGGACCGATACGCCGTCAGCAGGATGAGCTGGACCGGGTAGGCGTACAGGAACAGCCCGTAGGAGTAATCGCCGAGCCACGCGAACTTCGCGGCGCGGGCTCCGGGGCGGAAGGCCGCGAACAGGACCGCGTACGTGCCGAAGATCGGGAAGATCACCGGCATCAGCCGGTACGGCCAGTAGCGATACGACCAGTCCTCGGAATAGAGGACCAGGACCGCCATCGACACGGCGAACCACGACCACTTGACCGGGATCCGATGCCGGTACGCGTAGCAGACCGCCCCGGCCAGGAAGCAGGTCAGCAGCCGGGGGTGCTGCTCGTCGATCCCGGCCGGCAGCCCGGCCTTGAACCAGGACGCATAGACCAGCCAGGAGGCGGCCCACATCGCCAGGACCGGCCAGCGCTTCGAGAACATCCCCGCCCAGCCCACCATGCCGATGAACAGGTAGTAATAGAAGTCGTAACGGATCGTCCAGAGCGAGCCGTTCACCCCCAGGTTGCCGTAGTCGAGCATCAGCGCCGGGAGGGCGATGCCGCTCCAGAACGGGGCGCTCCAGGCCGCGGTCCCCCCCCTCGCCACGAGCCAGGGCGCCGCCACGAGGGTGGCGAAGGCGATCGCCACGAAGAAGCCCGGGTAGACCCGCGCCGCCCGCTTCTTGAGGAAATCCGTCAGGCCGCGCGAGGTCTCCCAGCTCCGGGCGACCAGGAAGCCGCTCAGGACGAAGAAGGCGTCGACCGCCAGCCGACCCAGCGTGTACTGGGCCCAGGTCGCCCGCGCCATCGGGTCGAGGGTGTGCGATACCCCGTAGAAATGGAACGAGTGGGAGAGGATGACGAGGCTCGTCAGGACGAACCGCATCAGGCCCACGGCGTTGTCACGGTCGCCCGGCGGGCGATCCAACGTTGAGTGATTTTTCATGTGTTCGGCGTCGTTCGTCAGGGAGGCGGCTGCGGCCTCCGGTGAAGACGGCGAGGGGTCCACATCCATGTAGACCCCCAAAGGGCTTGGAGGCCCGCGCCTCCCGAGGAAGAGGCGGCGGACGCTCGTCGCTGAGGCGTGGAGAGGGCGAAATCCCCCCGCCGCTCGGTGTATCGGTCGGCGCGGGGCGGCGCGTCCATCCCGAAAGCCTCGGCCGACGGCCGGGGTCGCCGCCTAGTCGGTGCGACCGTCACAAAGCTCCGTTTTGGCCGCCTCGATGGCGGCGAGCTGCTCGGGCGTGACCTCGGGATACTTCAGATTCAGGTCGTCCAGGGCCTCGGCGATGGTGTGGGCGACGATGGCGCGGGCGACCCACTTGTGGTCGGCCGGGACGACGTGCCAGGGCGCCCACGGCGTGCTGGTGGCGGAGATGGCTTCCTCATACGCTTTCATGTAGTCATCCCAACGGCCCCGCTCGGAGATGTCCGACGGCGAGAACTTCCAGTGCCGCGTCGGGTCGTCCAGCCGCTTGAGGAACCGCCGCCGCTGCTCCTCCTTCGAGACGTCCAGAAAGAACTTGAGGACCTTGGTCCCGTTGCGGTCCAGGTGGCGCTCCAGGTTGTTGATGTCCTCGAATCGACCGCTCCAGAACGACTCGTCGATCCGGGAGCCCGGGATGCGCTCGGCGTGGGCCAGCTCGGGATGGACGCGGACCACCAGGACTTCCTCATAGTAAGATCGGTTGAAGATGCCGATCCGCCCCCGCTCGGGGAGGGCCTTGGTGTAGCGCCACAGGAAGTTGTGGTCGAGCTCCTCGACGGAGGGCTGCTTGAAGCTGAAGACCTGGCAGCCCTGGGGATTCACGCCCGACATCACATGCTTGATCGTGCCGTCCTTGCCGGCCGCGTCCATCGCCTGGAGGACGACCAGGACGGACCAGGCGTCGGAGGCGTAGAGCCGCTCCTGGGCCTCGGCCAGCTCGGCGACGCTCCGGGCCAGGATCGCCTCGGCGAACGCCTTCCGCTCGGCCTTGGGGACCCCCTTGTCGCCCGACCAGGAGGGGTCGTGGTCCTTGAGCCGGAATTTCTCGGGATGCGAGATCCGGCACCTCTCGACGACGTCTTCGAGCTTCAACATGGGACGGGCTCCTGGCTGGGGGGAAGGGGGACGATTCCCTTGTACGACCTCCCGTGAAGCGAGTCGACGGCCCGCCCCCGCCGAGGTCGGGCGTTTGCATTCCCGGCCGTCGTCCCCCAGAATGATCGCTCCCCGATCCCCCCGGAGGCCGCCATGACCCCCTCGCGACGACGCCCGTTCGACCTGCCGTCGGCCCTGAGCCTGAGCCTGAGCCTGGCCCTGGCCCTGGCCCTCGTCCTGACGCCGACGCCGGGGGCCGCCCGCGGGACGGCCGAGGGGGCGAGCCGGCCGAACGTCCTGTTCCTCTACAGCGACGACCACCGGGCCGACGCGATCGGGGCCCTCGGGAACCCGGCCGTGCGCACGCCCCACCTCGACGCGCTGGCCCGGCGCGGGACGATCCTCACGCGGGCCTACTGCAACGGCTCCGACCAGGGGGCCGTCTGCGTCCCCTCGCGGGCGATGCTCATGACCGGGCGCGGGCTGTTCCGCGTCGACATGAAGATGGAAGGGCAGGGGACCTGGCCCCAGGCCTTCGGCGCGGCCGGCTACGACACGTTCGCGACCGGCAAGTGGCACAACGGGCCGAAGTCGCTCCGCAAGTCGTTCCAGAAGGCCGAGGCCGTCTTCTTCGGCGGGATGGGCGACCCCTACAAGCTGCCGTTGCGGGATATGGCCCCGGACGGCTCGTTCGGCGACGACCGCCCCAGCGGCGCGCACTCGGTCGAGGTGTTCGCCGACGCCGCCTCGCGATTCATCCGGGGCCGTCGCGACGACTCCCCGTTCCTCTGCTACGTCGCCTTCAACGCCCCGCACGACCCGCGCGTCGCGCCGGCCGAGTACCGGGCGAAGTACCGCGACGACGCGATCCCGCTCCCGGCCGACTTCCTCCCGCAGCACCCGTTCGACGACGGCGAGCTGCTGATCCGCGACGAGCGGCTGGCCCCCTGGCCGCGCACGCCCGAGGTCGTCCGCCGGCACCTGGCCGACTACTACGCCGCGATCGAGCACCTCGACGCCCAGGTCGGCCGGATCCTCGACGCGCTCCGGGATTCGGGCCGGCTGGACGACACGCTCGTGGTCTTCGCCGGCGATCACGGCCTGGCGATCGGCAGCCACGGACTCATGGGGAAGCAGAACCTTTACGAGCACTCGATGCGGTCGCCGGCGATCCTGGCCGGCCCCGGCGTCCCGGCCGGGCGGCAGGTCGACGCGCTCGCCTATCTCCACGACCTCTTCCCGACGCTCGGCGAGCTGGCGGGCGTCGCCGGCCCCGGGGGGAGCGAGGGCCTCGGCCTCACGCCGGTCTTCGAAGGCCGCGAGCCCTCCCGACGGGCCGACCTGTTCACCGCCTACCGGGACGTCCAGCGAGCCATCCGCGACGACCGCTGGAAGCTGATCGCCTACCCTCGCATCAACAAGGTCCAGCTTTTCGACCTCGCGTCCGACCCCCACGAACTCCACGACCTCGCCGCCGACCCCGCCCGCGTCGCCGTTCTCGACCGCCTGACGGCCCTCCTCCGCCGCCGCCAGGCCGAGGCCGGCGACGACCTCCCGCTCCGCTCCGAACACCCCGAACCCGAGGCGTTCGACTTCTCCAGGGCGCCCTGAAGCGGAGATCCTCTCTACCCGGCCGGGATTCGCGGCTTGGCCGGGCGGGGCGGGGGTCCTACAATGAGGGCGTGGGAGTCTCCAGGTCGATCGCGCGTCGGGATGATGGGGCGAGCATGCAAGGCGGGGAGCCGCGAGAGATCGAGGGCCAGGCCGGGGCCGAGGCCAAGCGCCCGTTGTTCGGGGCGTCGGCCGACGAGCTGCGCGCGTGGGTCGTGGGGTGCGGGCACAAGGCGTATCGGGTCAAGCAGGTCCTCCAGTGGGCCTTCCACCGGCGGGCGAGGTCGTTCGGCGACATGACCGACGTCCCGCTCGACCTGCGCAAGAAGCTGGACGCCGAGTGGACCCTGTTCGCCACCGAGCTGGCGTTCCGGGGCGTCGCCGACGACGGCGCCGAGAAGCTGCTGCTCCGCTGCCGCGACGGCCGCAACATCGAGTGCGTGCTGATGGGCGACGCCGAGAGCACGCGGCGGACCGTCTGCATCAGCACCCAGGTCGGCTGCGGCATGGGGTGCGTCTTCTGCGCCAGCGGGCTCAAGGGGGTCGAACGCAACCTGACCTCGGCCGAGATCTTCGACCAGGTGTTGCAGGCCCAGTCGCTGCTGCCGCCGGGCGAGTCGGTCACGCACATCGTGGTCATGGGGATGGGGGAGAGCCTCGCGAACCTGGACAACCTCCTCGTCGCGCTCGACCGGGTCTGCTCGCCGGCCGACGGCCTGGGGATGAGCCAGCGTCGGGTGACGGTCTCGACGGTCGGCCTGCCGGAGAAGATCCGCAAGCTCGCGGCGCAGGACCGCCAGTACCACCTGGCCGTCTCGCTGCACGCGCCGACGGAGGCGCTCCGCGACGAGCTGGTCCCGGTGAACGAGAAGATCGGCCTGGCCGCCGTGCTGGAGGCCGCCGACGACTACTTCCGCATCACCGGCCGCCAGGTGACCTATGAATACGTCATGCTGGGGGGCGTCAACGACCGCCGCGAGCACGCCCGGGCGCTCGGGAAGCTCCTGAAGGGCCGCAAGTCGCACGTCAACCTGATCCCGTACAACCCGGTCGCCGGCCTGCCGTTCCGCCGCCCCGAGCCGGAGGACGTCCGGCGGTTCGTCTCGGACGTGGAGAGCTACGGCGTCTCGGTGACGATCCGGCGCACCCGGGGCCGTTCGATCGACGCCGCCTGCGGCCAGCTCCGACGCCGGTTCGAGGACCAGGACCAGGCCCGGGGCGAGCCCGAGCCCGTCGCGATCGGCGGGCCTTCGTGAAGCCGGCGGCGACGCCCGTCGGAACCGACTTTCGAAGCCGAAAGGAGCGCCCGTGAGCCGTGGAGAACTCGACGCCCTGGAGCGCCAGCTCGAGGCGCGCGACCCCGACGTGCGGCTGATGATCCAGATCCGCGACGACGTCCCGGGGGCGTTCGAGGCGATGGTCTCGCGGTATCAGGACCGGCTCGTGGGCGTCCTGTTGCACATCGTCGGCAACCAGGAGGAGGCCGAGGACCTCTCGCAGGACGTCTTCCTGCGGGTCTACAAGGCGCGCAGGGGGTATCGGCCCAAGGCGAAGTTCTCCACCTGGCTGTTCACGATCGCCAACAACCTGGCGATCAACCACGCGCGGAGCAAGGGGCGGAAGCCGACGGCGTCGTTCGGGCCGCCGGGCGACGATTCGAGGGCCGAGAGCCCGGCGTACGGCGTCCCGGGCCGGGAGGCGACCGCGTCGGCCCAGATGCGCAAGGTCGAGCTGTCGGAGATCGTCCGCGACGCCTTGCAGGTCCTCAACGAGGACCAGAAGATGGCCGTGCTCCTGAACAAGTTCGAGGAGATGAGCTACGCCGAGATCGCCCAGGTGATGAACCGCTCGCCGGCCGCGGTCAAGTCGCTCCTCGCCCGCGCCCGCAACGAGCTTCGCGAGCGGCTGGAGCCCTACCTGGAGCTGGACGCCCCCGCCCCCGCGCCTCGGACGACGGGGGGCTGACGTGGCCGCGATCGCCGCCGCCTGCCGCGCCGTCGGCCGGGCGCTGGGGGACCTCGTCTTCCCCTGGCATTGCCTGCTCTGCGAGTCGGCCGGGCCCGGCCTCGCCGCCCCGTTCTGCGACTCCTGCCGCGCCGGGCTGCTGGAGCGGGCCGGGGCCTACCGGGCCGCCTCCTGCCCGCGTTGCGCCTCGCCGGTCGGCCCGTTCGCCGACCTGAAGGGGGGCTGCTCGGCCTGCCGTCGCCGCCCCCTGGGGTTCGACGCCGCCCTCGCCCTGGGGCCCCACGAAGCCCCCTGGCGCGACTTCGTGCTGGGGCTGAAGCGGGAGCGCGGGGCGTTCCTGGCGCCCTCCCTGGCGTCGCTCCTGGTCGAGGCCCGCCGCGACGCCCTCGGCGCGATCCCCGCCGACGCCCTGGTCGCGCCGATCCCCCAGCACTGGCTCCGGCGGCTGAGTCGGCGGTACAATCAGGCCGAGGTCCTGGCCCGATCGCTGGCCGAGGCGACGGGCCGCGAGGCCCGCGACGCCCTGCGGCGGGTCAAGCCCACGCCCCACCTC includes:
- the rlmN gene encoding 23S rRNA (adenine(2503)-C(2))-methyltransferase RlmN; amino-acid sequence: MQGGEPREIEGQAGAEAKRPLFGASADELRAWVVGCGHKAYRVKQVLQWAFHRRARSFGDMTDVPLDLRKKLDAEWTLFATELAFRGVADDGAEKLLLRCRDGRNIECVLMGDAESTRRTVCISTQVGCGMGCVFCASGLKGVERNLTSAEIFDQVLQAQSLLPPGESVTHIVVMGMGESLANLDNLLVALDRVCSPADGLGMSQRRVTVSTVGLPEKIRKLAAQDRQYHLAVSLHAPTEALRDELVPVNEKIGLAAVLEAADDYFRITGRQVTYEYVMLGGVNDRREHARALGKLLKGRKSHVNLIPYNPVAGLPFRRPEPEDVRRFVSDVESYGVSVTIRRTRGRSIDAACGQLRRRFEDQDQARGEPEPVAIGGPS
- a CDS encoding polyphosphate kinase 2 family protein; amino-acid sequence: MLKLEDVVERCRISHPEKFRLKDHDPSWSGDKGVPKAERKAFAEAILARSVAELAEAQERLYASDAWSVLVVLQAMDAAGKDGTIKHVMSGVNPQGCQVFSFKQPSVEELDHNFLWRYTKALPERGRIGIFNRSYYEEVLVVRVHPELAHAERIPGSRIDESFWSGRFEDINNLERHLDRNGTKVLKFFLDVSKEEQRRRFLKRLDDPTRHWKFSPSDISERGRWDDYMKAYEEAISATSTPWAPWHVVPADHKWVARAIVAHTIAEALDDLNLKYPEVTPEQLAAIEAAKTELCDGRTD
- a CDS encoding right-handed parallel beta-helix repeat-containing protein, translating into MLINRGASRNLLSGNFVGTTASGNAALGNRLDGVAIDRAHGNQLLGTTFPQSPFVFYNVLSGNGGNGLRVTNSNDTTVQANFLGAGADNATIVANGGDGLLISGSSRNTQVGGVIPLGNVISGNNRNGIEVRDTASGFISFNTFAGIFAFAGAAPNRGDGILITSSGGNNQVRTSIVSGNLGDGIELSGRATGVQITDTAIGTNTDIQTAIPNGGSGIRIAGRAHGNAIGGFQPSVEPRVTISANGGYGIEVVEKARDNAIFNTYIGTNAGGDVALGNRLGGVLLGPGTKSTRIGGDASPFFVKIADNGGDGLAVRSSRNNAVQGVEIVANRGYGLFAEGDASGSVVRNSTITDNARGNVNLTNSRGVVYIP
- a CDS encoding RNA polymerase sigma factor, which codes for MSRGELDALERQLEARDPDVRLMIQIRDDVPGAFEAMVSRYQDRLVGVLLHIVGNQEEAEDLSQDVFLRVYKARRGYRPKAKFSTWLFTIANNLAINHARSKGRKPTASFGPPGDDSRAESPAYGVPGREATASAQMRKVELSEIVRDALQVLNEDQKMAVLLNKFEEMSYAEIAQVMNRSPAAVKSLLARARNELRERLEPYLELDAPAPAPRTTGG
- a CDS encoding sulfatase-like hydrolase/transferase; this translates as MTPSRRRPFDLPSALSLSLSLALALALVLTPTPGAARGTAEGASRPNVLFLYSDDHRADAIGALGNPAVRTPHLDALARRGTILTRAYCNGSDQGAVCVPSRAMLMTGRGLFRVDMKMEGQGTWPQAFGAAGYDTFATGKWHNGPKSLRKSFQKAEAVFFGGMGDPYKLPLRDMAPDGSFGDDRPSGAHSVEVFADAASRFIRGRRDDSPFLCYVAFNAPHDPRVAPAEYRAKYRDDAIPLPADFLPQHPFDDGELLIRDERLAPWPRTPEVVRRHLADYYAAIEHLDAQVGRILDALRDSGRLDDTLVVFAGDHGLAIGSHGLMGKQNLYEHSMRSPAILAGPGVPAGRQVDALAYLHDLFPTLGELAGVAGPGGSEGLGLTPVFEGREPSRRADLFTAYRDVQRAIRDDRWKLIAYPRINKVQLFDLASDPHELHDLAADPARVAVLDRLTALLRRRQAEAGDDLPLRSEHPEPEAFDFSRAP
- a CDS encoding acyltransferase family protein, with the translated sequence MKNHSTLDRPPGDRDNAVGLMRFVLTSLVILSHSFHFYGVSHTLDPMARATWAQYTLGRLAVDAFFVLSGFLVARSWETSRGLTDFLKKRAARVYPGFFVAIAFATLVAAPWLVARGGTAAWSAPFWSGIALPALMLDYGNLGVNGSLWTIRYDFYYYLFIGMVGWAGMFSKRWPVLAMWAASWLVYASWFKAGLPAGIDEQHPRLLTCFLAGAVCYAYRHRIPVKWSWFAVSMAVLVLYSEDWSYRYWPYRLMPVIFPIFGTYAVLFAAFRPGARAAKFAWLGDYSYGLFLYAYPVQLILLTAYRSKLNSFTLFLSAWAIAGALAFLSLYLVERPIMRLSRKGSTPRRATPPPHFSMAEEPRVVATVAVASTTP
- a CDS encoding ComF family protein: MAAIAAACRAVGRALGDLVFPWHCLLCESAGPGLAAPFCDSCRAGLLERAGAYRAASCPRCASPVGPFADLKGGCSACRRRPLGFDAALALGPHEAPWRDFVLGLKRERGAFLAPSLASLLVEARRDALGAIPADALVAPIPQHWLRRLSRRYNQAEVLARSLAEATGREARDALRRVKPTPHLVGRGRQARALALRGAFVVRRGVDLKGRTVLLVDDVLTTGATLGSAARALKRAGARRVVAVVVSRES